The stretch of DNA CGTATCAGCGTAACTACAATCCCTTATTGCAGTGGTACTGGGGGGAATTGGGTTGTGCCCGTCAATGAGCACGAGACGAATGATTGGATTCGGGTCTTAAACTGAACTATGGTCGGCCTTTTGGTTCAGATAAGCCATGGCATCTGCTGCGTTGGTAAACGTCGGTGAGTCGTCGGGCACTTTCCCGCCGGCTCTTTCCTGTGCGTATCGCATGGCTTTGGTGGTTGCTTGGTTCGGGTTGAACGATGCGGAGGGCCGTAGGCAGAAAGCAATCTCCTGGTCTTCGACGAATTTCTGAGTCATGACTGTGGATGCCTCCGTTATTGCTTCTCATGCCGTCTGTATGCCGGTTGAGCGTGTGCCGTTGAGATATGTGGCTATCGCCTTGCGTATGAAGGCGCTAATGCCTAGGTTCTCGCGTTTGGCCTGCTGCCGTACACTTTTGTCCAAAGTCTCTGTGAGGTAGGTCTTACGCATGACGGTGGCTTTTTCACGTGGGCTGTCAACCAAAGGGCGACCGGCAAAGATGTCATTGAGGTCGTCCATGGTGATTTCCCGGTGGGGATGAAGTACCGGACCGATTGTCTCGGGCGTCGTTTGCGCGTAGCTGTCTGAGATTTCTTCCCATTTGGTCTTATTGTTTTGTGGGCTCTTAGTCATTGTTTCCTCTTTCGTGCTCTGCGAAGCGGCTTATCCATTCCGGACGACAATCCATGGCGTGGAACACCTTTCGTGTTCGCGCGGAAACCAGAATCTCCACACGACGCTCCTCGGATTCGTCCGGGTAACCGAGCATCGCCATGACCCGATCCCCTGGATTGCGTGAAGACACTTCGAACATGGCGACAGGATGGCGGAACACGTAGTCGATTTGCGGCTGTGTGAGCCAGTGCTTGTACGCTGAATCCTCACATTCAATCATGATTAATATAGTACCATATTTTGGGACTTAATTTAAAAATACTGAAATTCAAATGATGTATCACGGATGCGAGCCTTTAGAACAGCTGGACGTGGTTGATGTAGAGGGAGTGGTTGGGCAGGGAGTCCATCGGCACCCAGAGCAGGAAGTCCTGCGACTTGACGGGCTTCTGCAGCTTGACCTCGGTGGTGCCGCTCTGGTCGAACGTGAACTGCGCGACCTGCTGGCCGGCGTTCGGGTCCTGCGTGGTGTTGGCGATGAGATAGCCCGTGCCGCCGGAAGTGCGGATCTGGACCACGAATCGGGTGACGTCCGCGGGCTGGCTCACATGCATGTAATACGCTAGGCCGTTCTGTCCGGCTGGCTGGCGGTAGAATTCCTGCTTGTCGATGGTCAGCGGGGTGTTGTTCACCGGGATCGATGGCGCTGGCACGGCGTTGGCGATCTTGTCGGCGGTTATCAGTTTCGAACCGGAGCCGGAGCCGGCTTCCGACTTGGAAGAAGACCCGCCGGACGCGCCGTTTGAAGAGTCGGTCGAAGAACCGCCGTTCTGCTTGCCGGAGGTGTCGGAGTTGCCGGAATTACCCGAGCCCTGATCCTCGCTGTTGGCGCCGTTGCCCTGCGCGCCGAACGGCACCTTGTTGAGGTTCATGTTCGGCCACGGGTCGGAGCTGGATTGCTGGTAGCTGCCGTTGCCTTTGTTGTTGTGGTCGGTCAGCACGTACGCGGCGACGCCTGCAGCCGCGAGAATCAGCACGATGACGGCGATGATGGCCACGACTTTGGTGGTGAGCTTGCCGAGCAACGGGGTGTCGGCGATGTCGTCGCCGGTCGGGTTGGCGGATTGCTGCTGGGTCTGCTGCTGAGGGGTGAAGCTCGGCGGGGTGATGACCGGGTTGGCCGCGTCGATGGCCTCTTGTTCGGCCTGAAGCGCCTGAGCCGATTCATGCCCTGGTTCGATGAAATTCCCGTTGGCGTCGAGCAGCGGAATGCGGCCCGTCGCCTCGGTGCGGTTGCCGGGAGTGGTGTCGTGCGGCGCAGCGGGGTTGCCCTTCATGGCGAAGTCGAATTGCATCGTCGGGTTGGTGGTCTGCACCGTGTTCTGGTCGAAATCCGGGAAAATGGAATCGTCGGCGGTCGAATCGAAGGATTTGAAAGCGTCCGCCATTTCCGCTGCGGCCAGATCGTGCAGATCCATGCGCGGGGCTGCGGCGTTGGTCAAATCGTCGGAAGGCTTGGGCTGATTGCTGCCGGACTTGCCGCGCTGACGCCACCATTTTGAGGATTTGTCTTGAGCGGGTTCGCCCGGATTCGTGCCCTGCGCCCCGGCGGGGTTGCCCTTGGCGTTATTGGCTGCGGCAGCGCCCGAAGGCATGGGAAGGGCTGAAGCGGTTGACGCGCCTGGCGCGGTGCGTTTGTTCGGCGACGGTGCCGTACCATGTTGCGACGATGCCGTCTTTGAAGCGGTCGCTGCGTTGCGAGAAGCAGTGTTGCCAGAAGCGGGGTTGGCGTTCGCGGTTCCGGCAACACCCGCACGTCCGGAGGCTTTCGTTTGGTTCGGGGAACCGGCCTTTACCGGTTTTGCACCAGGCCGGCCTGCAGCGGCGGCGGGAACCGCGGAAGCCCTGGAAGCCCCGGCATTCGAGGCCGCTGCCCCCGTTTGCTTTTGTGCCGCATTGGCCAGAGCGCCGGCCCCCGCAGCGGTGGCAGCGCCCTTCGCTGCGGCCGATTCCGCGGCGCTCGCGGCCTGACGCGCACGGAACTGCAGCTGGTTGGTCGAAAGGTTCTGCGGGAAATCAAGCAGATTGCCCGGCCGTGCCCTGCGCACCGCAAGCCTCAAAACGGAAGCCTCGCCGTCGGAATTCGGCCGTCTCACCTCGCTTGGGGGAAGTTCCGCCAAAGGCTTGACCGCACCGAGCAATGCGACAAGCTCGGCTAGGGAGACCATCGAAAGGGTCGGGCTTCCGTCCACATCGGTAATGGGCAGCCCGCGTTCGCAGATGATGCGCAGTTCCTCCGGAGTGTCTTCCGGAATGGCGGAAAGGTCGAAATCCTTGATTTCCGAAGTCCATTCGCCGGTGAGCATGGCGTAAAGCAGCAGGGCAAGTTCGTTGACCGCGAGCATTTCCGGCTGCAAATGTTGCGTTTTGGGGTTGCTGACGAACATCGCTTCAAGCGGGGCATCGGCGATCTGAACGCCTTTTGAGGTGATGCGCACGATGTCGGTGCTCAGGGCCTTCATCTTCAGGTCGTCGCGCAGCAGCGTTTCCATGCCGTCGGCGGCCTCGGCGATGATGGAGCGCATGGCTTCGTAGCCAAGTCTGCGCGAGCCGTGGCCGATGAAATTATTAAGCGAAAGCCCTTGGTCGAGACGGGTGATGAGCACGGGAATCTCGCCGACGTGCTGCATCTGGATGACCTGCGTGAAATGCGGGTTGCGCGAGAGGGTGAGCGTCGACGCGATTGCCTCGAAGCTGGGAATCGCGGCCTTGTCGGTGACGATGAAAAGCTGGCAGTCGCGCGCGAGAATGCGGTCGTTGGCCTTCCACGCCTCAAGCCCGGGTATGCTACGCAGCGGCGACACCAACGTATATCTGCTGATGACGATATCTCCCAGCTGTGGCTTCATAATGTCCTCGACCCTACCCGCAAACGAATGTAAAAAATATCAGGCGACAAATCGCCCCTTTTATTCTATCCATGGCCGTAGCCGGGGTGAAATTTTTTGTGGCAAGGTTTCGTGTCGATTTGGCGGAAAACTCGCGGTTTGTAGTGCATCGGATTTTTGCGTTATGCCAGATTTCTGCCGGCTCAGCGCGCGCGGTGACGGGCGGTCTTGGAAATTTCCTCTTTCAAGGTTATTTTGTAGTTTTCGGCCATCGACGGCAGACCGAGCGACTCTGCGGTAAGCCAGGCAAATTTATCGGCTGAGGCCGAAAGCCTGGTGTCTGATTCGGCGGGGGTTGGGGGTTCGGCGTTGCCGTCTCCGTCTCCGGCTTCGGAGGTTTCGGCTTCGGAGGTTTCGGCGTCGGCCTTGGCCTCGGCGTGGCGTGCCGGCACGTTCGCGGAGCCGAAAAGCGGCTTGATCTGGGAGGCGGGGCGCTCGTTGTAAGAGCCATCGCCGGAATTGATGGGTTCGATGGGAAGGGAGGGAAGCTCCGTCCCGTCTGCGTCCCTTGATGTTGAACGTGCGGAAATGGAAGAGAACGTCAGATCGTCCGATATCCTGAAATCCAGCAAGGGGTTTTGGTTTTCGGCTTCCACAGTATCGGCCGAGGCCCCGGCGTTTGGTAACGTTGGCGCAGCTTCGGGAAGACCGCTCGTTTCCTCGCCGATTGACGGATTGACGCGCAGGATATCGCCATCCGTTGAACCGGTGCTCAACGGATGGTCATCCGACTGGCCAACGCCCAATGAAATGCTCTTCAAAGGGTTGAAACCTATCGGATTATAATGACGTGCGCGGCCTACGCCGAAAGGAAATTTGTCTTCCAAAATCTAGAAGCCCTTCTTTTCGGTATCTGGGGAATCGACGTTCGTGGTGGGCATACCCCCTACTGTAGCGCCACGGGGCGCAACAGGCGAATCGTTGATCCTTGTTTCTTGCAACATTTCGGGCTTCCCTGTTTGGTTCGTGCCCCAATTATTCGCATTATTCGTTTGTGATAAGTCGGAATTGTTTGAATTGTTTGAATTGTCTGAATTATCCGAATCGTCGGAATTGTCTGGATTATCCGAATCGTTCGTTTCGTCCGTTTGCGGCACATCCGGTTCGTCCGGTACGCCGAAATTGCCGGGAATGCCCGCGTCTTCGATTTCCTCCGTACGCGCGAAGTTGCGCTCGGCCGGCGTGAGGTTGGCTGAGGTGGCGTCGGAGGAGGTGAGGTTGGCTGAGGTGGCGTCGGAGGAGGTGAGGTCGGCCGAGCCGGCGTCGGAGGAGGTGAGGTTGGCTGGGCCGGCGTCGGATTGGGTGCCGTTGATGATTTGGCTGAAGCCGTCGGCGGTGTGCGCGCTGCTTCGGACAGACCGTGTGGTGCCGTTGCCGCTGGCGTTCCGGTTGCCGTTATCGCTGACGTTCCGGTTGGCATTGCCGCTGGTGTTGGTGCCGCCGTTGTCGTTGCTGTCATTGGCAGTGCTGCCGCTACCGTTATCGTTGCCGTTTCCATTACCATTATCGTTTACGCGACCGCGAGCGTCAGCCCCGCCAGGGAGTTTGATGCCGAATTTGCCGGCAAGCGAGCGGGCGATGGGCATCAATTCGTGCGTACGCAGCACCCACAGCGTACCCACGTAAAGCAGGATGATGACGATGGCCAGCACGCAGCAGACGCCAACGGCCTGGAACCAGTTCATGTGCCCGCCGCGCACGCCCGAGCCCGGCTCGATGTCCGAATGGAACAGCGCGTAGACCGGGTAGCGCAGCAACAGCCCGCCGGCGATGGCGATCAGCGTGGCGATGATGCCCTTGGTGTAGGTCGCGGTGATGCGCTTGCCGTCGATATTGCCATCGAAACGTTTGCGGATCATCACCAGCAGCGTCGGGAACGAGAGAATATAGCCGGCCGCGCTTGAGAACGCGAGCAATGAGGCCCAGTTCGAAGGCGAGATGAAGAGGCAGCCGACCAGCAGAATGCCGATTTGTATGACGTTTTGGATGACGACGAACAGGAATGGATGGTAGCCGTCCTCGAAGCCGTAGAACGTGCGCTGGATGAGCAGGTAGGCCGAGGAAATCGGCAGGCTCAGCGAGAGCAGACTCATCGGTGCTGCCATCAGCACGGCTTCCTTGACGCTGACGCTGGGAAGCAGGGCCAGCGCAATCGGCGTGGGCATCACGACGAAGGCGACGGTGAAGAAGCACATCATCAGCCATACGTTGCGCAGGGATTCGCTGAGGTCGCCGCGCGCGGCGTCGATGTTGCGGTCGGCGATGGCCTGCGCGATTTTGGGGAAAACGGCCGTGGCCACGGAGACGGCAATCAGCGAATACGGCAGGATGTAAATGGTGTACGCGTTCTGGTACGAGGCGTTGCCGGCGACGTCGAACTGGCTCAAGTGCTGCGCTGCGGCGGCTTTCCCGGGGATGCTGGTGAGCACGCGGGTATTGACGATGTTCGAGATCTGCCCGGCCACGACGATGCCGAGGCTCCATGCCGCCACGGAACCCATCGAGCGCAGGCCGATGCCGCGTATCCCCCAGCTCGGGCGGTAATGAATGCCGATGCGGAAGAGCGGAACGAACAGAATCAGCGCCTGGAAGGCCACGCCGAGCGTCCACGTTCCGGCGGTCAGCGCCATTTTGCCGGCGGTCCAGTAGCCGAGCGGCTGGTGGCTTGAGCGGCCGAACACGAAGATGAACACCGTGAAACCGATGCAGCTGATGACGTTGGCGCCCACCGAGCTCCACGCGTAGGTGCCGAAATGGTCTTTCGCCGCCAAAATCTGGCCGATGACCGTGTAAAGCCCGTAGAAGAAGATCTGCGGGACGCACCAGAAGGTGAAGGAGGTGGAAAGCGCGAGCATATCCGGACCGGCGTGCACGTAAAGCCGCACCAGAAGCGGGGTGAGCGCCGCGACGAGCGCGGTGACCCCGGCGAGCAAAACGATGGCGAAGGTGATGAGCTTGTTGAGCCGGTCTTCGGCGTCCTTGGCCTTGAGCGTCCGTACGATCTGCGGAACAAGCACGGCGTTGAAGATGCCGCCGGAAACGAGCGTGAAGATGACCTGCGGAATGGTTGAGCCGGCCTGATAGGCGTTCGCCGCCAGCCCGGTGGTACCAAGAGCGGCGGCAAGCAAGATGGTGCGAATCTGACCGGTGACGCGGCTCGCGGCCGTGCCCACGGCCATAACCATCGAATTATGACCTACAGAAGAACTCATTCGTCAGGATCTTTCTTACGGTTAAATTGGCGCCACAGGCCGAGCGCGCCGAGGACCAGCGCGATGGCAATGAAAATCATGCCGCTCATGTCGCTCAAACGCAAGGTGCTGGTGATGCGTGTCGATTGCGGGGTGGAGAAGTCGTCTCCCCTGCGGTCGGTGAGCGCGAGGTGCGCGGTGGCCGTGCCGGAGGTCGAAACGCGCACATTGAACGTGGTCTGGGCTTCGCTGCGGGCGGGGATGGAAAGCGTCACGAAACGTGTCGTAACAATTTCCATCGAATCGGAAAGCGAAGAGACTTTCACCGTGACCGGGTAAGGGTGGTTGTTGCTCACCGTCACCGGCATTTTCGCCGACTCGCTTAAGACGGTGATGGATTCCGAAGGGGTGATTTTGATGCCGTCCATCAGTTGGGCGGCGAGGTTCTGGGCGCTCGCGCCCATGCGTTTGGCAACGGTGTTGTTGCTGGAAAGCGCGTGCAGGGCGATGGAGTTTTGCATCGAGGCGATGGCGGCGATCCAGTCGCAGCCGTTCTTCGAGCGTTTCGCCGTGGTGTCGGCATCTTGGCGGGCGAGGGATTGCGCGTCGCCGGTGTCTGTTTTGCCGCCGTTGGCATCGTTGGAGTTGCCGGTGAGTGGGTTGTTGCCGTTGTTTCCGTTGCCGCCGTTGGTATTCGAAGACGAGGAGGAAGAAGTGTTTCCGGAATTATTTGTATTACTTGATTTGTCGGAACCGCTGGTTTTGGAGGAGTTTCCGGACTGGCCTGAAGCCGAGGCGCTTCCTGCGCTCGAGCTTGACCCTGACCCTGACCCTGAACCTGTGGCCGAGCCGGAACTGGAACTGGCTCCCGCCCCCGATTTGGCGCTCGATGAGCCGTTTTGCCCGCCTTGCGTTTTCGATGCTCCGGAATTACTTGAATCGCTGGAATTCCCCGACGAGGACGAATTGGAGGATGAATCGGACGGTGAATTGGAAGACGAATCGGAAGAAGATTCATCGAGAATAGATGATTTGAACCGGTCGATGTCGTTTTTGCTTGCCGTGAGCGTGGCAAGCGTCTGCCGGATATTCTTCAACGTGGAAGCGCGGATGTTGGGCGAATCGGGAACCAGCGTGGTGGCCTTTTCCGCGGAAAGATAGGCTTTGGCCTGGTCGAGATCGCCCATATTGCTCAGCTTGAGCCACGGCGCCTGCTCCACAGTCTGCATCAAAGTATCCGCGTCCATCGCGTTGCTTTCGGAATTCGCGGTTTCGTTGTCGAAGCAGATCAGCAGGTTGCGCGTGGCGTAGGGGCTTTCCATCTGGTAGAAGGCGCTTTGGGCCATGAAGCGCGCGAGCCGGCCGGCGGGGCTTGATTCCCCGTCCACGGTTTTGTCGGTCGCCTTGCCTTGCGCCAGGCGGCTCAGCTCGTCCTGCCCGGTGAGCACGGTGACGTCGCCGGCCGGAGTGTGCACGATGTATTTGCCGGTGCGGATGGTGGAATTGGTGTTGCTGTCGCCAGCGCCCGTCGCATCCGGCGCGATGACGGTGGAATACCCCTGTGCTCTGGCCGTTTCCAGCGAGGCCATTGTCCACTGCCCGCGCCCCGGCCAGGCGTAAGCCGGCGCATTGGCGTTGCCGTCGCCCAAGGCGTCGCGGTATTCCTTGAGCCCCGTTTCCGCGTTCCAGTCTTTGGCTGCAATCCCGGCTTTTTCGTAAGCGCTGCCGTCGTTGATGGCGGAATACGCGGTGATATCGAAATCGCCGGACTGCATGATTCCGCTGGATTTCGGCGGTACGGGAAGGCTTTGCGCCAGCGTCGGATCGGTGATCACCTGCAGGCCGGGATGCTTGTTGACCAGCTGCTCGGCGGCCTGCGAAAGCCTGTGGGTATTGACGATTTTGCTGGTATCGTTCTCCCCCGCGGTCATGAATTGTGCGAGTTTTTCGCCGTCAATCTGCCAGCCGTCGCTCGTGAGCGGCAGGGCGATGGTGATATCCATCGGCGGTGTGCCTGCCGTTTTGAGGCCGTCGGTGGAACGCGTCAGGAAGGTGTGGGTGGTATTGAAATAGTTGTTCCCCGATTT from Bifidobacterium sp. ESL0728 encodes:
- a CDS encoding DUF6049 family protein; the protein is MALRQETEQAGRRLKRSHTCVARADAQHRQSLIRNRISAIVSSAIALLCASALVFSPNTAFAADPAETTPPSGSTSEPGDTGTSQTPASPSTPNDDTNTEPAKPAVPSQPAPSQPNGTLKGQTPNLQTTTTPRSSNNSSSSSRRSTQNSTGNSSQDNSAPSVQDTDGAEKEAEVTVAASTPVVTSNSGYHLSVAIKNLSDDALPAGTLSVAVNDYYTFASRSDLQQWAQGNSRIQVPNQIGQASVPTIAKGEKTSVTIDANPDQPSLKNMLSWGPKPVRIDYSFVRDTTGNGNTSSKSGNNYFNTTHTFLTRSTDGLKTAGTPPMDITIALPLTSDGWQIDGEKLAQFMTAGENDTSKIVNTHRLSQAAEQLVNKHPGLQVITDPTLAQSLPVPPKSSGIMQSGDFDITAYSAINDGSAYEKAGIAAKDWNAETGLKEYRDALGDGNANAPAYAWPGRGQWTMASLETARAQGYSTVIAPDATGAGDSNTNSTIRTGKYIVHTPAGDVTVLTGQDELSRLAQGKATDKTVDGESSPAGRLARFMAQSAFYQMESPYATRNLLICFDNETANSESNAMDADTLMQTVEQAPWLKLSNMGDLDQAKAYLSAEKATTLVPDSPNIRASTLKNIRQTLATLTASKNDIDRFKSSILDESSSDSSSNSPSDSSSNSSSSGNSSDSSNSGASKTQGGQNGSSSAKSGAGASSSSGSATGSGSGSGSSSSAGSASASGQSGNSSKTSGSDKSSNTNNSGNTSSSSSSNTNGGNGNNGNNPLTGNSNDANGGKTDTGDAQSLARQDADTTAKRSKNGCDWIAAIASMQNSIALHALSSNNTVAKRMGASAQNLAAQLMDGIKITPSESITVLSESAKMPVTVSNNHPYPVTVKVSSLSDSMEIVTTRFVTLSIPARSEAQTTFNVRVSTSGTATAHLALTDRRGDDFSTPQSTRITSTLRLSDMSGMIFIAIALVLGALGLWRQFNRKKDPDE
- the murJ gene encoding murein biosynthesis integral membrane protein MurJ; amino-acid sequence: MSSSVGHNSMVMAVGTAASRVTGQIRTILLAAALGTTGLAANAYQAGSTIPQVIFTLVSGGIFNAVLVPQIVRTLKAKDAEDRLNKLITFAIVLLAGVTALVAALTPLLVRLYVHAGPDMLALSTSFTFWCVPQIFFYGLYTVIGQILAAKDHFGTYAWSSVGANVISCIGFTVFIFVFGRSSHQPLGYWTAGKMALTAGTWTLGVAFQALILFVPLFRIGIHYRPSWGIRGIGLRSMGSVAAWSLGIVVAGQISNIVNTRVLTSIPGKAAAAQHLSQFDVAGNASYQNAYTIYILPYSLIAVSVATAVFPKIAQAIADRNIDAARGDLSESLRNVWLMMCFFTVAFVVMPTPIALALLPSVSVKEAVLMAAPMSLLSLSLPISSAYLLIQRTFYGFEDGYHPFLFVVIQNVIQIGILLVGCLFISPSNWASLLAFSSAAGYILSFPTLLVMIRKRFDGNIDGKRITATYTKGIIATLIAIAGGLLLRYPVYALFHSDIEPGSGVRGGHMNWFQAVGVCCVLAIVIILLYVGTLWVLRTHELMPIARSLAGKFGIKLPGGADARGRVNDNGNGNGNDNGSGSTANDSNDNGGTNTSGNANRNVSDNGNRNASGNGTTRSVRSSAHTADGFSQIINGTQSDAGPANLTSSDAGSADLTSSDATSANLTSSDATSANLTPAERNFARTEEIEDAGIPGNFGVPDEPDVPQTDETNDSDNPDNSDDSDNSDNSNNSNNSDLSQTNNANNWGTNQTGKPEMLQETRINDSPVAPRGATVGGMPTTNVDSPDTEKKGF